The genome window CCCGCCAAACAAACTCCCCCAACTTCACTTTGCTCGCTCTGTTTCCGTTCATCTACTCTATTTACTCTATTTCCGTATGTATACGAAGATGGTCAATTATTGGGTAAACATTGTGGCTTAAGGTCCAGTAGGTTTTCCCGGTGTTCTCCGGAACGTCACCGTCCCGGCGGTTTCCCTTTATGAACACCTTACCGCGTCGCCGCCGGTAAAACTGGATCACCACTTAGTCCACACCGCAATCCCCAATAATTGTCCCCCGTGGGAATAGCCTAGGAGTTTTCCTCAACGGAAAGGATCGTTTCTAGCCTCTTTTGCAGGATGGGTTTCAAACGGCAAAGAGCAATGTTCTCAGGCCTTCAAGAACATTACTTGGTACCCGTTATCCTCGCCACCCCACCTCAAGGCAGGCTACACTGCATCGATATTTCGTGAGCGTAAAAGCTCCTTCCACACCGTATGCAGGTTCCCATCCCAAGCCGTAGTTAGGCCCGTAAGCTTCCCCACGCACTTGGGTCTCCGCGGTAAGGGGTCTTCGCCCGCATGCCTTTGCGGGGTGCCCCGTTACCTTAACCCCCAGCACCGCCCCCGACTGGGCGTCAGCGGCTAGCACCAGGGACTTCATCGATGTGCCCTTGACGGATTTTTAGGCCCGTCTTCGAAACGACTTTCCGACTAGGATACTACACCATCTTCTGTGTACCATACATTATAACACATAACACGAACTTTTTAAAATTTATTTTGCCGCCACCAACCACCAGCCAAAAAAGACCCCGAGCAAAGATCCGACGATCACTTCCACCGGAGTATGGCCGATCAATTCTTTCAATCGTTCATGGTGAAACTCCCGTTCCCCAAAGAGCTCCTGCACCATCTTATTCAAAACCTGCGCCTGTTTGCTGGCGGCCAACCGCACCCCGGCCGCATCATACATCACCACTAAAGCAAAGACCAAAGCCAGGGCAAAATTGGTTGACGCCCAGCCGTCGGTCAGCCCGACACCCGTCGCCAACGCCGACACAAACGCCGAGTGGGAACTGGGCATCCCCCCTGCGCCGACAAAGCGACGGAAATCCAACTTTTTCTGTTTGATCAGGAACAATAACCCCTTTAGAACCTGGGTTACCAACCACGCGAGGAATGCGCTCCAAAAGACCGTGTTTTCTGAAAATCCGCCCATTTTTTCCTCCTTCAACCTTAACAAGACTTGTGCGTAAGGTTATGTTGTGTTGTGTTCAGTAGTTTCGCTTCAGAACCGCTTCTGCCAGTTCGATGAGGACTTTGCCGTTCTCGGCTAAAGGAGCAAGGGCTGCACATGCCCGGTTAATCTCTTCCGCCGCCAACCGATGGGCCTCATCGATCCCGACAAGACCAGGATAGGTTGCTTTTTGTTTTCTTAAATCGCTGCCCACCATTTTACCAAGGAGTTGCGGATCGGCTTCCAGATCCAAAAGATCGTCG of Capillibacterium thermochitinicola contains these proteins:
- a CDS encoding divergent PAP2 family protein, which translates into the protein MGGFSENTVFWSAFLAWLVTQVLKGLLFLIKQKKLDFRRFVGAGGMPSSHSAFVSALATGVGLTDGWASTNFALALVFALVVMYDAAGVRLAASKQAQVLNKMVQELFGEREFHHERLKELIGHTPVEVIVGSLLGVFFGWWLVAAK